From the Synechococcus sp. Nb3U1 genome, the window TCCGGGTCATAAGCCAACGCCAAGGGTGGCCCCGGCATCGGCAAATGACGGGCCTGCGGCTGATCAAGGTGAATCACGGCCAAACTTTGGGCGGAGGGCATAGAGGCAAAAACCCGTCCTGTGGCCGGATCTAGGGCAATATCCAACACCCCTGCCGCCAATCCATAGGCTTGAATGAGCTCCCCGGTGAGCAGGTCGATGGCCACCAGCCCCGGCGCATTCGGGCCAGAGGCATAGAGCACCTGCCGCGCCCCATCCACCCGCACAATACTGGGTGCAAAACCCACCGACACCTGCCACAAGGGATCCCCGCTGGCCAAGTCCAAAAGGGTTACTGCCTGCTCCTCTAGCAAGCCAACAGCAACCCAACCCTGCTCCGGCACCAGATCGATCCGGTCGGCGGAGCTGCTCAAAGGCAAGAGCACATCCGTCTTTGCTGCCCACCCGTTCTCGTCTGTAGCGGATTGCTCAAGCGCAGATGGAGAGCCTGCTGCAGGTGCGGAGATCTCTTGTCCCAGCACAGGGGATCCCAACCCCAGTACGCCGCTCACCACGACTAGCCATTGCCACCACATTCACCTTCTCCGTTTCACAACCCAGCGGGCTGCAGACTTAGCAACTACTTGCTCAACCAGCATAGCCAACCCACTCCATCCGCTCAGTGTCAGAAGACCCAAACAAATTTTGACAGGTTACACAGACAAACTTAGAATGGATATTCGCTGGTTTTGTCAGGATCAATCATGAAGGTGCGGCCCTCCGTCCGTCGGATCTGTGAAAAATGTCGTGTCATCCGCCGCCACGGTCGGGTGATGGTGATTTGTTCTTCTAACCCGAAGCACAAACAACGGCAGGGATAAGGCTTTTCGGTTTTCCAGAGTTGGGTCGTCCACCCCAAGATTGGGCATGCTTAGCCTAAGGCCGCACAGAAGCTGAACATCTTAAGCATCTCTTTAGGCTGC encodes:
- the rpmJ gene encoding 50S ribosomal protein L36, which codes for MKVRPSVRRICEKCRVIRRHGRVMVICSSNPKHKQRQG